In Pseudomonas saudiphocaensis, one DNA window encodes the following:
- the fabF gene encoding beta-ketoacyl-ACP synthase II, whose translation MSRRRVVITGMGMLSPLGNDVPSSWQGILAGRSGIGLLDHMDLSAYATRFGGSIKNFDVEQYLSAKEARKLDLFIQYGLAASFQAVSDSGLEVTDANRERIGVAMGSGIGGLTNIENSCRSLIEQGPRRISPFFVPGSIINMVSGFLSIHLGLQGPNYAIATACTTGTHCIGMAARNIAYGEADVMVAGGSEMAACGLGIGGFGAARALSTRNDDPTTASRPWDKGRDGFVLSDGAGALVLEELEHARARGAKIYAELIGFGMSADAFHMTSPPEDGAGAARCIRNAIQDARIDAEQVHYINAHGTSTPAGDKAEATAIKTVFGHHAYNLSVSSTKSMVGHLLGAAGAVEAIFSILAIRDQVAPPTINLNEPDEGCDLDFVPHQAKPRQIDVAVSNSFGFGGTNGSLVFRRFAE comes from the coding sequence GTGTCGCGTAGACGCGTCGTCATTACCGGTATGGGCATGTTGTCGCCGCTGGGTAACGATGTGCCAAGCAGCTGGCAGGGGATTCTCGCCGGCCGCAGTGGCATCGGCCTGTTGGACCACATGGATCTTTCCGCTTATGCCACCCGATTCGGTGGATCGATCAAGAATTTCGACGTCGAGCAATATTTGTCAGCCAAAGAGGCGCGCAAACTCGATCTCTTCATCCAGTACGGCCTGGCTGCCAGCTTTCAGGCGGTGAGCGACTCCGGGCTGGAAGTCACCGATGCCAATCGTGAGCGTATCGGTGTTGCCATGGGTTCGGGCATTGGTGGCCTGACCAATATCGAGAACAGCTGCCGATCCCTTATCGAGCAAGGGCCGCGGCGTATCTCGCCGTTTTTTGTACCGGGCTCCATTATCAATATGGTTTCGGGCTTCCTCTCGATCCATCTGGGTTTGCAAGGTCCGAACTACGCCATTGCCACGGCCTGTACCACTGGCACGCACTGCATTGGTATGGCGGCGCGCAATATCGCTTATGGCGAAGCTGACGTGATGGTTGCGGGCGGATCGGAAATGGCCGCTTGCGGGTTGGGGATCGGTGGTTTTGGCGCTGCTCGGGCACTGTCCACGCGCAACGACGACCCGACGACGGCGAGCCGGCCGTGGGACAAGGGGCGAGACGGCTTCGTCCTGTCCGATGGCGCCGGTGCGCTGGTCCTGGAGGAACTGGAGCACGCGCGCGCGCGCGGTGCCAAGATCTACGCCGAATTGATAGGTTTCGGCATGAGCGCCGATGCGTTCCACATGACCTCGCCGCCGGAAGACGGCGCAGGTGCTGCGCGCTGCATCCGTAATGCGATCCAGGATGCGCGGATCGATGCCGAGCAGGTGCATTACATCAATGCCCACGGCACCTCGACGCCAGCGGGCGACAAGGCTGAAGCGACAGCGATCAAGACGGTCTTCGGTCACCACGCCTACAACCTGTCGGTTAGCTCGACCAAATCCATGGTGGGCCACCTGTTGGGTGCCGCCGGTGCGGTCGAAGCCATCTTCAGCATTCTGGCCATTCGCGATCAGGTTGCGCCGCCGACCATCAATCTCAATGAGCCGGACGAAGGCTGCGATCTGGACTTTGTGCCGCATCAGGCCAAGCCAAGGCAGATCGACGTTGCGGTGTCCAACTCCTTCGGTTTTGGCGGCACCAACGGCTCGCTGGTATTCCGCCGGTTCGCCGAGTGA
- the rpmF gene encoding 50S ribosomal protein L32: MAVQQNKKSRSARDMRRSHDALVPNALSVEKSTGEVHLRHHVSPEGFYRGRKVIDKGADE, translated from the coding sequence ATGGCTGTTCAGCAGAACAAAAAATCCCGTTCCGCCCGCGATATGCGCCGTTCCCACGACGCGTTGGTGCCGAACGCCCTGTCCGTGGAAAAGAGCACCGGTGAAGTTCACCTGCGTCACCACGTTTCCCCGGAAGGTTTCTACCGTGGTCGCAAGGTGATCGACAAGGGCGCTGACGAGTAA
- the fabD gene encoding ACP S-malonyltransferase, producing the protein MSASLAFVFPGQGSQSVGMLAEYGTQALVLETFAEASSALGYDLWALVQQGPQEQLNQTDKTQPAILAASIALWRLWIAEGGARPAFVAGHSLGEYSALVASGSLPFADAVKLVELRGQLMQQAVPAGTGGMAAILGLEDADVLAACAEAAQGEVVSAVNFNAPGQVVIAGAAAAVERAIEVCKAKGAKRAMPLPVSVPSHCDLMRPAAERFADSLLAAAWQAPEIALVQNVSAAVVDDLDTLKRDLLAQLYSPVRWVETIVALGERGVTDLVECGPGKVLSGLNKRCVKGINTYNLDTPDAFAATRGALA; encoded by the coding sequence ATGTCCGCATCACTTGCATTCGTCTTCCCGGGACAGGGTTCCCAGTCCGTGGGTATGCTCGCCGAGTACGGCACTCAGGCCCTGGTGCTCGAAACCTTCGCCGAAGCCTCTTCCGCCCTGGGCTACGACCTCTGGGCGCTGGTCCAGCAAGGTCCGCAAGAGCAGCTGAATCAGACTGACAAGACCCAGCCGGCCATTCTCGCCGCGTCCATCGCGCTATGGCGCCTTTGGATTGCTGAGGGGGGCGCGCGTCCGGCGTTCGTGGCGGGTCACAGCCTCGGCGAATACAGTGCGCTGGTTGCCTCGGGTAGCCTGCCGTTTGCCGATGCGGTAAAGCTGGTCGAACTGCGTGGTCAGCTGATGCAGCAGGCAGTGCCGGCCGGTACTGGCGGCATGGCGGCCATCCTGGGTCTGGAAGATGCCGATGTGCTGGCTGCTTGTGCCGAGGCGGCGCAGGGTGAGGTGGTCAGTGCGGTCAACTTCAACGCACCAGGCCAGGTTGTGATTGCAGGCGCCGCGGCGGCGGTCGAGCGCGCTATAGAAGTCTGCAAGGCTAAGGGTGCCAAGCGTGCCATGCCGCTACCGGTCAGTGTGCCTTCACATTGCGATCTGATGCGCCCGGCGGCGGAGCGTTTCGCTGACTCGCTGCTTGCTGCGGCCTGGCAGGCTCCTGAAATTGCCCTGGTGCAGAACGTCAGTGCGGCGGTAGTCGACGATCTCGACACGCTCAAGCGCGACCTGCTGGCTCAGCTCTACAGCCCGGTGCGTTGGGTCGAAACCATCGTAGCGCTGGGTGAGCGTGGCGTGACCGATCTGGTCGAGTGCGGTCCTGGCAAGGTGCTGTCGGGCCTGAACAAGCGTTGCGTCAAGGGCATCAACACCTACAATCTTGACACCCCCGATGCCTTCGCCGCCACTCGCGGCGCGCTGGCATGA
- the fabG gene encoding 3-oxoacyl-ACP reductase FabG, translated as MNLQGKVALVTGASRGIGQAVALELGRQGAIVIGTATSPAGAERIAETLRDNGIEGAGLVLDVTNDESVATTLEHIQQHLGQPAILVNNAGITRDNLMLRMKDDEWNDVIDTNLNSLYRLTKGVLRGMTKARWGRIISIGSVVGAMGNAGQVNYAAAKAGLEGFSRALAREVGSRGITVNAVAPGFIDTDMTRELPEAQRDALLGQIPLGRLGQAEEIAKVVAFLASDGAAYVTGATVPVNGGMYMS; from the coding sequence ATGAATCTGCAAGGCAAGGTTGCACTGGTTACCGGTGCCAGCCGTGGTATTGGTCAGGCCGTGGCGCTCGAGCTGGGCCGCCAAGGTGCCATCGTGATCGGTACTGCGACTTCTCCTGCAGGGGCTGAGCGCATTGCTGAAACCCTTCGGGATAATGGCATCGAGGGCGCCGGCCTGGTGCTGGACGTGACTAACGACGAGTCCGTCGCCACTACTCTAGAGCACATCCAGCAGCACCTTGGGCAGCCTGCCATCCTCGTCAACAATGCCGGCATCACTCGCGACAACCTGATGCTGCGCATGAAAGATGACGAATGGAATGATGTGATCGATACCAACCTGAATAGCCTCTACCGCCTTACCAAGGGTGTTCTGCGCGGCATGACCAAGGCGCGCTGGGGGCGGATCATCAGCATTGGTTCCGTAGTGGGTGCCATGGGCAATGCGGGGCAGGTAAACTACGCCGCAGCCAAGGCGGGGCTCGAGGGTTTCAGTCGTGCGCTGGCTCGTGAAGTAGGCTCGCGCGGTATCACGGTCAATGCCGTGGCGCCGGGTTTCATTGATACCGACATGACGCGTGAGCTGCCTGAAGCTCAACGTGACGCGCTGCTGGGGCAGATCCCTCTGGGTCGTCTCGGTCAGGCGGAAGAGATTGCTAAGGTCGTCGCCTTTCTGGCTTCTGATGGTGCTGCCTATGTTACCGGGGCTACGGTTCCGGTGAATGGCGGCATGTACATGAGCTGA
- the mltG gene encoding endolytic transglycosylase MltG, which produces MIRKLFFALLGLVLLAALSLGLVAWKLYAALEQPLQLDNLYTLEVKTGDTPSGLFQRLERESVLKDAFWLRLYWRLNLSGQNLHGGEYRLLPSMTARDMVGLWQRGEVVQHTLTLVEGWNFRQVRAALKASPLIEQTISELSDSQVMAELGYADLHPEGRFFPDTYSFTRGVTDIELLRRAFARLESVLAEEWAGRSEGLPYKDPYQALIMASIIEKETGVPEERGEIAGVFVRRLARGMLLQTDPTVIYGMGESYRGRITRADLRRPTPYNTYTNAGLPPTPIAMVGREAIHAALHPLEGSSLYFVARGDGSHVFSNTLAEHNRAVREYQLKRRADYRSSPAPRPAPASSENDQ; this is translated from the coding sequence GTGATTCGTAAACTGTTTTTTGCGCTGCTGGGCCTTGTGCTGCTCGCCGCGCTGTCGCTTGGCCTGGTTGCCTGGAAGCTCTACGCCGCGCTGGAGCAACCGCTGCAGCTGGATAACCTTTATACCCTTGAAGTCAAAACCGGAGATACGCCCAGTGGCCTGTTCCAGCGGCTGGAGCGTGAAAGTGTTCTGAAAGATGCTTTCTGGCTGCGTCTGTACTGGCGACTGAATCTCTCCGGTCAGAATCTGCACGGTGGGGAGTATCGGCTGCTTCCGAGCATGACGGCGAGGGATATGGTCGGGCTTTGGCAGCGTGGTGAGGTGGTCCAGCATACCCTGACCCTTGTTGAGGGCTGGAATTTCCGGCAGGTGCGTGCTGCGCTGAAAGCATCGCCGCTGATCGAGCAGACCATAAGCGAGCTGTCGGACAGCCAGGTCATGGCAGAGCTTGGTTATGCCGATCTGCATCCGGAAGGGCGCTTCTTCCCCGATACTTACAGTTTCACCCGCGGCGTGACCGATATCGAGCTGCTGCGACGGGCCTTCGCCCGTCTCGAAAGCGTGCTGGCCGAGGAGTGGGCAGGGCGCAGCGAGGGCTTGCCCTACAAGGATCCGTATCAGGCGCTGATCATGGCTTCGATCATCGAGAAGGAAACCGGCGTGCCCGAGGAACGGGGGGAGATTGCCGGCGTATTCGTGCGCCGTCTGGCTCGCGGCATGCTGCTGCAGACTGATCCGACAGTGATTTACGGCATGGGCGAGAGCTATCGCGGGCGCATTACCCGAGCCGACTTGCGCAGGCCGACGCCTTACAACACCTACACCAATGCTGGTCTGCCGCCGACGCCCATTGCCATGGTCGGGCGCGAGGCGATCCACGCAGCCCTGCATCCGCTGGAGGGCAGCAGCCTGTATTTCGTGGCGCGGGGCGATGGCAGCCACGTCTTCAGTAATACGCTGGCCGAGCATAATCGGGCGGTACGCGAATATCAGCTCAAGCGCCGCGCCGATTACCGTTCCAGTCCAGCGCCCCGGCCGGCGCCGGCTTCAAGCGAGAATGATCAGTGA
- a CDS encoding TatD family hydrolase, giving the protein MLVDSHCHLDRLDLTAHEGSLDAALEAARQRGVGHFLCIGVSADNAAAVKALAERYADVDCSVGVHPLDLTANSEPALDWLLSELEHPHAVAIGETGLDYHYEPEAAELQRRSFRLHLDAARICGKPVIVHTRSARADTLELLRQAALPHAGVLHCFTEDWDMAKAALDLGYYISFSGIVTFRNADALRDVARRVPADRLLVETDSPYLAPVPHRGKPNLPQYVREVAQFVAQLRGVDFDQLSEQTTDNFRRLFPLARV; this is encoded by the coding sequence ATGCTGGTAGATTCCCACTGTCATCTCGATCGCCTTGATCTCACCGCCCACGAGGGTTCCCTCGATGCAGCGCTGGAGGCTGCGCGCCAGCGTGGTGTCGGTCACTTTCTCTGTATCGGTGTCAGCGCGGACAATGCCGCTGCGGTAAAGGCATTGGCTGAGCGTTACGCGGATGTCGATTGTTCGGTGGGCGTGCACCCGCTGGATCTGACGGCCAATAGCGAGCCGGCGCTCGACTGGCTGCTGTCCGAACTGGAGCATCCACATGCCGTAGCCATTGGCGAGACGGGGCTCGACTACCACTACGAGCCGGAAGCCGCCGAGCTGCAGCGGCGCTCGTTCCGCTTGCATCTGGACGCTGCCCGTATCTGCGGCAAGCCGGTGATCGTCCATACCCGCTCGGCTCGCGCCGATACCCTGGAGCTGTTGCGCCAGGCCGCATTGCCCCACGCCGGCGTGCTGCACTGTTTCACCGAGGATTGGGACATGGCCAAGGCGGCGCTCGACCTGGGTTACTACATCTCCTTCTCGGGTATCGTCACGTTCCGCAACGCCGATGCCCTACGCGACGTGGCGCGGCGAGTGCCTGCCGACCGTCTGCTGGTGGAAACCGACTCGCCTTATCTTGCGCCGGTTCCGCATCGGGGCAAGCCGAATCTGCCGCAATACGTACGTGAAGTGGCGCAGTTCGTGGCGCAGCTGCGTGGTGTCGACTTCGATCAGCTGAGCGAGCAAACCACCGATAATTTTCGTCGGCTGTTCCCCTTGGCTCGAGTCTGA
- a CDS encoding PilZ domain-containing protein, whose translation MSLPANLGPRNGILSLTIKDKSVLYAAFMPFIKHGGLFIPTNKTYNLGDEVFMLLSLMDEPEKIPVAGKVVWITPKGAQGNRAAGVGVQFSENDSTARNKIETYLAGAMKSDRPTHTM comes from the coding sequence ATGAGCCTGCCTGCAAACCTGGGGCCACGTAACGGAATTTTGTCTCTGACCATCAAGGACAAATCGGTGCTCTATGCCGCCTTTATGCCGTTTATCAAGCATGGCGGACTCTTCATTCCTACCAACAAGACCTACAACCTCGGCGATGAGGTCTTTATGCTGCTTAGCCTGATGGATGAGCCAGAAAAGATCCCCGTCGCCGGCAAAGTCGTCTGGATTACCCCAAAGGGTGCCCAGGGCAACCGGGCGGCTGGTGTCGGTGTGCAGTTCAGTGAAAACGACTCCACCGCCCGCAACAAGATCGAAACCTACCTGGCCGGCGCAATGAAGTCCGACCGTCCTACGCATACGATGTAG
- the acpP gene encoding acyl carrier protein, giving the protein MSTIEERVKKIVAEQLGVKEDEVTNSASFVEDLGADSLDTVELVMALEEEFETEIPDEQAEKITTVQEAIDYINAHAQ; this is encoded by the coding sequence ATGAGCACCATCGAAGAACGCGTCAAGAAAATCGTTGCCGAGCAACTTGGCGTCAAGGAAGATGAAGTCACCAACAGCGCTTCCTTCGTCGAAGACCTGGGTGCCGATTCCCTTGACACCGTTGAGCTGGTGATGGCTCTGGAAGAGGAATTCGAGACCGAGATCCCGGACGAGCAAGCCGAAAAGATCACCACTGTTCAAGAAGCCATCGATTACATCAACGCCCACGCGCAGTAA
- the pabC gene encoding aminodeoxychorismate lyase produces the protein MTWVDGYPAAGVPVHDRGVAYGDGLFETIRVVDQRPLLLSRRLQRLEAGCQRLDIPCQPEQLRAQILEFSAALGDGVAKLILTRGDGQRGYAPPRPSSPRTLLLGSPAPAYPREHAERGVQLYPCATRLAEQPALAGMKHLNRLEQVLARSEWQDPAFAEGLMRDMSGRVIEGVYSNIFLISKGVLQTPSLERCGIAGVMRAEILERAQRAGIAVEVCDVSFEALLAADEVFVCNSLYGIWPVRQLKSHVWPLGPLTRKLQNLIADLSSGT, from the coding sequence TTGACCTGGGTGGACGGGTACCCCGCTGCCGGGGTGCCCGTTCACGACCGTGGCGTCGCCTATGGCGACGGTCTGTTCGAAACCATCCGGGTGGTCGATCAACGGCCGCTATTGCTGAGCCGCCGCCTGCAACGATTGGAGGCGGGCTGTCAGCGTCTGGACATTCCTTGCCAACCTGAGCAGTTGCGCGCGCAGATCCTTGAATTCAGTGCGGCGCTTGGTGACGGCGTTGCCAAGCTGATTCTTACCCGAGGGGATGGCCAGCGTGGCTATGCACCGCCACGACCAAGCTCGCCGCGTACGCTGCTGCTGGGTTCGCCGGCGCCCGCCTATCCCCGCGAGCATGCCGAGCGGGGTGTGCAGCTATATCCCTGTGCCACGCGCCTGGCCGAGCAACCGGCCTTGGCCGGGATGAAGCATCTTAATCGCCTGGAGCAGGTTCTTGCTCGTAGTGAATGGCAGGATCCGGCCTTTGCCGAGGGGTTGATGCGCGATATGTCCGGGCGCGTCATTGAGGGCGTATACAGCAATATCTTTCTGATCAGCAAAGGCGTTCTGCAGACGCCATCCCTTGAACGCTGCGGTATCGCGGGCGTGATGCGGGCTGAAATCCTTGAACGGGCGCAGCGTGCGGGCATCGCTGTAGAGGTCTGTGATGTCAGCTTCGAGGCGCTGCTCGCGGCTGATGAGGTTTTTGTCTGCAATAGCCTTTATGGCATCTGGCCCGTGCGCCAGCTTAAGAGCCATGTCTGGCCGCTGGGTCCGCTCACACGTAAACTGCAGAATCTCATTGCCGACCTGTCGAGTGGTACGTGA
- a CDS encoding YceD family protein — protein MLKGPIPPHVDPRKFADRAASLQGELQLSELKRLVEPLEDDKGVVRASFDFGRDEQRTVVIHSELDVEVTMICQRCLEPVVLPIHSECDYAVVNEGSSSEHLPKGYDVLEVGEDPLDLLALVEEELLLALPIVPLHDIEICQPPAGPDEPEPSEDEVTRSNPFSVLAQLKRDPNV, from the coding sequence ATGTTGAAAGGACCAATACCTCCGCACGTTGACCCGCGCAAGTTCGCTGACCGAGCGGCCTCCCTCCAGGGTGAGCTGCAGTTGTCGGAACTCAAGCGGCTTGTCGAACCTCTCGAGGACGACAAGGGTGTGGTGCGCGCCAGTTTTGACTTTGGGCGCGACGAGCAGCGAACCGTGGTTATCCATAGTGAGCTGGACGTTGAGGTCACAATGATTTGCCAGCGTTGTCTGGAGCCGGTTGTTCTGCCGATTCACAGCGAATGCGATTATGCCGTTGTGAATGAAGGTTCGAGCAGCGAGCACCTGCCCAAGGGCTATGACGTGCTGGAAGTGGGAGAGGATCCTCTGGATCTGCTGGCGCTGGTCGAAGAGGAGCTTTTGCTCGCTCTTCCGATTGTTCCACTCCATGACATCGAAATTTGCCAGCCGCCGGCAGGGCCTGATGAGCCTGAGCCGAGTGAGGACGAGGTAACGCGGTCCAACCCGTTCAGCGTACTGGCGCAGTTAAAGCGTGACCCAAACGTTTAG
- the tmk gene encoding dTMP kinase — MTGCFITLEGPEGAGKSTNREFLAERLRERGIDVLLTREPGGTPLAERIRELLLAPSDEPMASDTELLLVFAARAQHLDQVIRPAMARGTVVLCDRFTDATYAYQGGGRGLAKQRIEQLESFVQGDLRPDLTLIFDLPVDIGLSRAAARGRLDRFEQEGLGFFEAVRNAYLERARQAPTRYQVIDAGQPLAAVQRDLQALLPQILERLRG, encoded by the coding sequence GTGACAGGATGCTTTATTACCCTGGAAGGGCCTGAGGGTGCGGGCAAGAGTACCAACCGCGAGTTCCTCGCCGAGCGCCTGCGCGAGCGTGGCATCGATGTGCTGCTGACCCGCGAGCCGGGAGGCACGCCACTGGCCGAGCGTATTCGCGAGCTGCTGCTGGCCCCCAGCGATGAGCCGATGGCCAGTGATACGGAGCTGCTCCTGGTGTTCGCCGCGCGTGCGCAGCACCTCGATCAGGTAATCCGTCCGGCGATGGCGCGGGGAACGGTTGTACTGTGCGACCGCTTCACCGACGCCACCTATGCCTACCAGGGTGGTGGCCGCGGCCTGGCCAAGCAGCGTATCGAGCAACTGGAAAGCTTCGTGCAGGGCGACCTGCGTCCGGACCTGACGCTGATATTCGATCTGCCGGTCGATATCGGCCTGAGCCGAGCGGCCGCCCGTGGGCGGCTTGATCGTTTCGAGCAGGAAGGTCTGGGCTTCTTCGAAGCCGTGCGTAATGCCTATCTCGAGCGCGCTCGACAGGCGCCGACACGCTATCAGGTGATCGATGCCGGCCAGCCGCTGGCTGCGGTACAGCGCGACCTGCAGGCACTGCTGCCGCAGATCCTGGAGCGCCTCCGTGGCTGA
- the plsX gene encoding phosphate acyltransferase PlsX — protein sequence MSAPIIAIDAMGGDFGPHCIVPASLDCLAETPSLHLALVGQTSVLEELISRYGRVDSARLKIVDADEVVEMDERPTQALRGKPRSSMRVALELVRDGHAQACVSAGNTGALMALARHVLKTLPGIDRPAMATAMPTRKGSCLLLDLGANVDCTAEQLYQFGVMGSVAAQSLGVAQPRVALLNVGIEAIKGNQQVKAAAVLLQQAVDLDYSGFIEGDGLFRGEADVVVCDGFVGNTLLKSTEGLAQLVSSRVEALCRRSLFSRLMGVLALPLLRQLRADMSPAQYNGASFLGLQGIVVKSHGSAGREDFRAAIRRAAEDVRHNLPEQLHSRLERLLATDQSTDGGIDVTTVDGMPSN from the coding sequence TTGTCCGCTCCGATCATCGCGATCGATGCAATGGGTGGGGACTTCGGTCCCCACTGCATTGTTCCGGCCAGTCTCGACTGTCTGGCTGAAACGCCCTCGCTGCACCTGGCCCTCGTCGGCCAAACCTCCGTCCTTGAAGAATTGATATCCCGATATGGGCGGGTGGATTCTGCACGTCTGAAAATCGTCGATGCCGATGAGGTCGTCGAGATGGACGAGCGACCGACCCAGGCGCTGCGCGGCAAGCCCCGATCGTCGATGCGTGTCGCCCTTGAGCTGGTGCGCGACGGTCATGCTCAGGCGTGCGTCAGTGCCGGCAATACTGGTGCGCTGATGGCGCTGGCCCGGCACGTGCTGAAAACCCTGCCGGGCATCGATCGGCCGGCGATGGCGACAGCCATGCCGACACGAAAGGGTTCCTGCCTGTTGCTCGACTTGGGTGCCAATGTGGATTGCACCGCCGAACAGCTTTATCAGTTCGGTGTGATGGGTTCGGTTGCGGCGCAAAGTCTGGGCGTTGCGCAGCCGCGAGTGGCACTGCTTAACGTGGGCATCGAAGCGATCAAAGGCAATCAGCAGGTCAAGGCTGCCGCTGTGCTGCTGCAGCAGGCGGTCGACCTCGACTACAGTGGTTTTATCGAGGGTGACGGGCTGTTTCGCGGCGAGGCCGATGTGGTCGTCTGTGACGGTTTTGTCGGCAATACGCTGCTCAAGTCGACCGAAGGACTGGCGCAACTGGTTTCGTCACGTGTCGAGGCATTGTGTCGTCGTTCGCTATTTTCGCGCCTGATGGGTGTGCTGGCGTTACCGTTGTTGCGTCAGCTGCGCGCCGATATGAGTCCCGCGCAATACAATGGTGCGAGCTTTCTGGGGTTGCAGGGCATCGTCGTGAAAAGCCACGGCAGCGCTGGTAGAGAGGATTTTCGTGCGGCCATCCGGCGCGCGGCGGAAGATGTTCGACACAATTTGCCGGAGCAATTGCATAGTCGACTGGAGCGTCTGCTTGCGACCGATCAGTCGACTGATGGTGGCATTGATGTGACTACAGTCGATGGCATGCCATCCAACTGA
- a CDS encoding DNA polymerase III subunit delta': MADILPWQSGLWQLLAGREQHAHAYLLHGPAGIGKRALAEQLMALLLCRQPSLAGACGDCRSCQLLAAQTHPDHYILEPEEADKAIRVDQVRQLVSFVTQTAQLGGRKVVLLEPAEAMNLNAANALLKSLEEPAGDTVLLLISHQPSRLLPTIRSRCVQQACPLPAREQSLDWIAQQLPELPSEQREELLTLAAGSPLAACRLHELGVLEMRAQVVEGIKKLLKQQQSPSQLAEAWNPLSLILLFDWFCEWAHLILRYQMSGDEQGLGAADMAKVIQYLAQKTTPAKLLALQDWLLAHRQKVLGKANLNRVLLLEALLVQWANLPGAR; the protein is encoded by the coding sequence GTGGCTGACATCCTTCCCTGGCAGTCCGGTCTGTGGCAATTACTGGCGGGGCGCGAGCAGCATGCCCATGCCTACTTGCTGCATGGTCCGGCGGGTATCGGCAAGCGGGCTCTGGCCGAGCAATTGATGGCACTGTTGCTGTGTCGGCAGCCATCCCTGGCCGGCGCCTGTGGCGACTGCAGGAGTTGTCAGCTGCTCGCCGCACAGACTCATCCCGATCATTACATCCTTGAACCGGAAGAGGCCGACAAGGCAATCCGTGTCGATCAGGTACGCCAGCTGGTCAGTTTCGTGACCCAGACCGCGCAGCTCGGCGGGCGCAAAGTGGTGCTGCTCGAACCGGCCGAGGCTATGAATCTCAACGCGGCCAATGCTCTGCTCAAAAGCCTTGAAGAGCCGGCCGGCGATACCGTGTTGCTATTGATCAGTCATCAGCCAAGTCGGCTGTTGCCGACCATCAGAAGTCGTTGCGTGCAGCAGGCTTGCCCTTTGCCGGCGCGTGAGCAGAGCCTTGACTGGATAGCTCAGCAACTTCCCGAATTGCCCAGCGAGCAACGTGAGGAGTTGCTGACGCTGGCGGCGGGCTCGCCTCTGGCTGCGTGCCGGCTGCACGAGCTGGGTGTGCTGGAAATGCGCGCGCAGGTCGTTGAGGGGATAAAGAAACTGCTCAAGCAGCAACAGTCGCCCAGCCAGCTGGCGGAAGCCTGGAACCCGCTGTCGCTGATCCTGTTGTTCGACTGGTTCTGCGAGTGGGCGCACCTGATCCTGCGTTATCAGATGAGTGGCGATGAGCAGGGGCTGGGGGCAGCCGATATGGCCAAGGTGATCCAGTATCTGGCGCAAAAAACGACACCGGCGAAGCTGCTGGCGCTACAGGACTGGCTGCTGGCCCATCGACAGAAAGTTTTGGGCAAAGCCAACCTCAACCGTGTCTTGCTTCTCGAAGCGCTGTTGGTACAGTGGGCAAATCTGCCTGGAGCGCGTTAG